The Mercenaria mercenaria strain notata chromosome 10, MADL_Memer_1, whole genome shotgun sequence genome contains a region encoding:
- the LOC123559977 gene encoding serine/arginine repetitive matrix protein 2-like → MSNNIVLTADKPVSGGGGCLEGGPRPRPAAKEEQPGHTTSRTPIIIPIKGNNNKMTLSTAEIPLPSNSDIPLPEAGDIPLPSTDMVNIPLPSGTVPSSKHEDIPLPSNESIPLPAERHAAPQTERRRIKVSLSHLEPKGDELLCRSCVMKFTKQIDYDTHLQSEAHQQAIKQSDIQSHGASLLTKRLDKSPSHDNKSGHVSFSFKKNYGSRIVNTQPFIPVRREERRASPVEIKLLKPESEEKTEDVVDGATEKIENGNQTESVESSEREESKSEREDEKDPENKLLMFDFVKVQSKDDTGRVLDWPKEMIMYTKTEPKLMFSCNPLSFDFSQLFSTKKRSVSSAGQGTSIETAEKDSQQKVAVENVQKAEDLQKADSEKRKSHKKKKKKHKHKKHKDKSEVKETENNENTKVGEETGSSSKKKKRKHKRKHEDKENDASKENVENSETVDDKEKKKHKKSKKKSKQSEDEGEKLGEDERKHKKKKKKKSKKRKKKHHGDNENEKSDGEKENKEKEKGDSGESGKESDSEKKDKDSKKKKKKRKKHRRKESGNNDSSESETEKAETVKTEAADKTDVAAPVKRKFPEADSDGESDKIVAKLQALSRTKTVQKPTVVNNQALQKKIKKEPVDNVEKKTPSDRKRVNSESSVNESTPVKKTKVTPKASGMKDHIQIAAVAQTANLKVEKEESWSKIETQTNDNVKSKWDTSDSDMDNALDDTLKKEKVLKKRASARGGVNKTNILKDLRSPTAKSGAKTDNEHKKIVNQSSSQRSNKSNLSAGSAKLLNTINDKPVRKSRRVSRSPASSHSRSRSRTHSRHRSYSRSGSSSCSRSRSYSSSSYYSDDSRHSRHRRGRRSSSRSYSRSSSRSRSRSYRRRRGRSSSYSDYSRSRSYSTSRSRSRSHRRRKRSYTRSRSRSYSTSSYSSRSRSRTRSYRKSRRKNRRKKTLSKDRSLSVPPAEKDIVTKKKTEKEDKEKVKEVKEKVDPSEIPLPDLSGKKDDERTEEKLQKLKEKKRRTDVGETVAKLVESLPADIPLPFSEGASKTVSSDSLPSGPPTEAPKETDSGFIGPKMPGPPPPPPNMGQRFPPNHGPPGPPRPGYMHGQWDHWDAPGPWDSPGPWDGHRPPFRGMRPPYDPRMYGPYDPRRRGPPPHYMNRPRGPPPYMGPRYPGPPGHHPDYGYDYGEYDYTEDDTPKSSSPPPLPKDPPKESSPKPPLPKKKGKDQTEPEQNPDIVIPPEQAEQYKHLQKQAAKHARRQLRRQAKKELGEPDEDSTSSESEPEEQPEEVVEEAVVDETQPQLVAVPQQVVLQPQPAGSPSGAYILVSGGQQYIVQKPQFVQAGVPIQAGQPVVAASQGAIMATAAAAAAGAHPAHIVQQVPVGPQLLAAPAQLSAGVPVHMASAASIQHFQQVQQLQQLQQIQQIQQIQQAQAIQAHNQAMAAAAVQQGPIVFGNRILVPTLGVRPGI, encoded by the exons CATGCAGCCCCACAGACTGAAAGAAGACGTATTAAGGTTTCCCTGTCGCATCTTGAACCGAAGGGTGATGAATTGTTGTGTCGTTCGTGTGTGATGAAGTTTACGAAACAGATCGACTACGACACGCATTTGCAGTCAGAGGCCCATCAGCAG gcTATAAAACAGTCAGACATACAGAGTCATGGTGCCAGTCTACTAACTAAAAGACTTGACAAGTCTCCGAG TCATGATAACAAGTCTGGCCATGTGTCGTTCAGCTTTAAGAAGAACTATGGGTCAAGGATTGTAAATACGCAACCCTTTATACCAGTCCGTCGTGAGGAGAGGAGAGCTTCACCAGTGGAAATCAAACTGCTGAAACCGGAATCGGAGGAGAAGACGGAAGATGTTGTAGATGGAGCTACAGAGAAGATAGAAAATGGCAACCAGACAGAGAGTGTGGAGAGCAGTGAGAGAGAAGAGAGTAAAAGTGAGAGAGAGGATGAGAAAGATCCAGAAAACAAATTGTTAATGTTTGATTTTGTTAAGGTTCAAAGTAAAGATGATACTGGGAGAGTGCTTGATTGGCCAAAAGAAATGATTATGTACACTAAAACAGAGCCTAAACTCATGTTCAGTTGTAATCCTTTGTCTTTTGATTTTTCTcaattgttttcaacaaaaaagagatctgtaAGCAGTGCTGGTCAGGGTACAAGTATTGAGACAGCAGAGAAAGATTCTCAGCAGAAGGTAGCAGTAGAAAACGTACAGAAGGCAGAAGATTTGCAGAAGGCAGATAGTGAAAAGAGGAAATCacataaaaagaagaagaagaaacatAAGCATAAGAAACATAAAGATAAGAGTGaagtaaaagaaactgaaaacaatgaaaatacaaAGGTTGGAGAAGAAACAGGATCAAGTAGCAAAAAGAAGAAAAGGAAGCACAAAAGGAAACATGAAGATAAAGAGAATGATGCTAGTAAAGAAAATGTGGAGAATTCTGAAACAGTTGATgataaagagaagaaaaaacataagaaaagtaagaaaaagaGTAAACAGTCAGAAGATGAAGGGGAAAAGTTGGGAGAGgatgaaagaaaacataaaaagaaaaagaagaaaaagtcaAAGAAAAGGAAGAAGAAGCACCATGGcgacaatgaaaatgaaaaatctgATGgtgaaaaggaaaataaggagaaagAAAAAGGTGATTCTGGTGAATCTGGAAAAGAATCTGATAGTGAAAAGAAAGACAAAGAtagtaagaaaaagaaaaagaaaaggaagAAGCATAGGAGGAAAGAAAGTGGAAATAATGATAGTAGTGAAAGTGAAACAGAAAAAGCAGAGACAGTTAAGACAGAGGCAGCAGATAAAACAGATGTTGCTGCACCTGTGAAACGAAAATTCCCTGAAGCAGATTCGGATGGTGAAAGTGATAAAATTGTTGCTAAATTGCAAGCTTTGAGCAGAACAAAAACTGTACAGAAACCAACTGTTGTAAATAACCAGGCCTTGCAGAAAAAGATAAAGAAAGAACCAGTTGACAATGTAGAAAAGAAAACACCCTCAGATAGGAAAAGAGTGAATAGTGAGTCAAGTGTTAATGAGTCTACTCCAGTTAAAAAGACAAAAGTGACACCTAAAGCTTCTGGAATGAAAGATCATATTCAGATAGCAGCAGTTGCACAGACTGCAAACCTTAAAGTGGAAAAGGAAGAATCATGGAGTAAAATTGAAACTCAGACAAATGATAATGTGAAATCTAAGTGGGATACAAGTGATAGTGATATGGACAATGCTTTGGATGAtactttgaaaaaagaaaaggtgTTGAAAAAACGTGCTTCTGCTAGAGGTGGTGTTaataagacaaatattttgaaggaCTTGAGAAGTCCTACAGCTAAAAGTGGAGCAAAGACTGATAATGAACATAAGAAAATTGTGAATCAGAGTTCATCTCAGAGGTCAAATAAGTCTAATTTATCTGCTGGCAGTGCTAAGTTATTAAATACAATAAATGACAAACCAGTTCGAAAATCAAGAAGAGTTTCAAGAAGCCCTGCATCTAGTCATAGTAGGTCCAGATCTCGAACTCACAGTCGACATAGGTCATATTCAAGATCAGGAAGTTCATCTTGCTCAAGAAGTAGGTCCTATAGCTCATCATCATATTACAGTGACGACTCTAGACATTCAAGACATCGAAGAGGTAGACGTTCAAGCTCTAGATCATACTCCAGATCTAGCAGTCGATCTCGTTCAAGATCCTATCGTAGACGTAGAGGTAGATCATCCAGCTATTCAGATTACAGTAGATCTCGCTCGTATTCTACAAGCAGATCAAGAAGCCGATCTCACAGAAGAAGAAAACGATCTTACACAAGAAGTAGATCCAGGTCATACAGTACCAGTTCCTACAGCAGCAGGTCAAGAAGCAGAACAAGATCATACAGAAAATCCAGACGAAAGAATCGAAgaaaaaagactttgtcaaaggaTAGATCGTTGTCTGTTCCACCAGCTGAGAAAGACATTGTCACTAAAAAGAAAACTGAGAAGGAAGACAAAGAAAAAGTCAAAGAGGTGAAAGAAAAAGTTGACCCATCTGAGATACCTTTACCTGACTTGTCTGGAAAGAAAGATGATGAAAGAACAGAGGAAAAGcttcaaaaattaaaagagaaaaaacgtaGAACTGATGTAGGAGAGACTGTTGCTAAACTAGTTGAATCATTACCAGCAGATATACCTCTTCCATTCAGTGAAGGTGCTAGTAAAACTGTTTCCTCAGATTCTTTACCATCAGGTCCACCCACTGAGGCACCTAAAGAGACAGACAGCGGTTTTATAGGACCAAAGATGCCAGGCCCACCGCCACCACCACCAAATATGGGCCAAAGATTCCCACCGAATCATGGTCCCCCAGGGCCTCCAAGACCAGGCTATATGCATGGACAGTGGGATCATTGGGATGCTCCAGGTCCTTGGGACAGCCCCGGACCATGGGATGGACACCGGCCTCCTTTTAGAGGTATGAGACCACCATATGATCCCAGAATGTATGGTCCATATGATCCAAGACGTCGGGGTCCTCCTCCACATTATATGAACAGACCAAGAGGACCACCTCCATATATGGGCCCAAGATACCCAGGACCACCTGGTCATCATCCAGATTATGGCTACGACTATGGGGAGTACGACTACACTGAAGACGATACTCCTAAAAGTAGTTCTCCACCTCCATTACCTAAAGATCCTCCAAAAGAATCCTCACCAAAACCTCCACTGCCAAAGAAGAAAGGTAAAGACCAAACTGAGCCTGAGCAGAACCCTGACATTGTGATACCTCCAGAACAAGCTGAGCAGTACAAACATCTACAGAAGCAAGCTGCTAAGCATGCTCGAAGACAGCTAAGAAGGCAAGCGAAAAAAGAGTTAGGGGAACCAGATGAGGACTCCACTTCATCTGAGTCGGAACCGGAAGAGCAGCCAGAAGAGGTAGTGGAAGAAGCTGTAGTAGATGAGACTCAACCTCAACTGGTAGCTGTCCCTCAACAGGTGGTGCTTCAACCGCAGCCAGCAGGCAGCCCTTCAGGAGCATACATATTAGTTAGCGGAGGACAACAGTACATTGTTCAGAAGCCTCAGTTTGTACAAGCTGGTGTTCCTATACAAGCTGGACAACCAGTGGTGGCAGCATCTCAGGGTGCAATAAtggcaacagcagcagcagctgCTGCAGGGGCACATCCTGCACACATAGTTCAACAAGTTCCTGTAGGCCCTCAGTTACTAGCAGCACCAGCTCAGTTAAGTGCAGGTGTACCGGTGCATATGGCGTCTGCTGCATCTATACAACATTTTCAGCAGGTGCAACAATTACAACAATTACAGCAGATCCAACAGATTCAGCAGATCCAACAAGCACAGGCAATTCAAGCCCACAATCAGGCCATGGCAGCCGCAGCAGTACAACAGGGACCCATCGTCTTTGGCAACCGTATACTTGTACCCACTCTAGGTGTACGACCAGGTATCTAA